AGACCCTGTCCCCCCTCCTTTTTGTGAGCTGCCGTCTGCCTCACCGCCGCGACCCCTTTGGCCTGGTGCGGGATGTAACGACACCAAATCTATAGAAGAAGTTTGCACTTTATCTTGAGTCACTCCGGTAACATTATCTTTTTCAATGTTTTTACTCATGGCAGGGTTATTACTCTGCCGCAGATCTGCACCTTCCTTTTTTTGCCTTTCGCCTTGCGCCTTTCGCCTTGCGCCTTCTTTACCTTCGCCGTTTCGCCGTTTCGCCGTTTCGCCGTTTCGCCGTTTCGCCGTTTCGCCGTTTCGCTTTTCTCCCCCTGCCCCCTCTTTTCCATCCATTAACGTGAAGTCCACCAGTATGCTTTCCTCCTGGAGCGACTTGTGGCTAAAAGGCAAAAAACCAAGAACATACAAAAGGGCGAAATGGGCAATGATCGATATAAAAAGGGCGAAAAGCAGATTATTCGGGTTCCTGGTAATACGCAATAAATCCATGCTGTAATGTATTACAACTACTGAATTTTGTCAAAATTTACAGTATTGACAATTTTGCGTGATCTTGTAAGTTCTTTGTGTTCATTACATTTCAAGTGCCCGTCCTACCCCATGAAGTTGGTTTAAGGCAAGCGGGAAAGCCACTGACAGGCGGGTGCAACAAGCACTGGAAGACCGCCGTTGGATAGTATTTGAAATCCATCCCCCTCGTGTGTAAGCTGAATCGCCTTTACACCCAAATAACGCTGAAATTTCTTAAGGGCACCGGAAGGTTTTGTATCATTTAATTTCGTCTCAACAAGCAAAAGAGGATTATGCTCATCGGCAATTAAAAAATCCACTTCCTCTTTTTCTTTATTTCTAATAAAATGAAGAGAGAAATTACCAAGTCCTCTGTCGTTCCAGCACGTAACGGCGCGCCACAACTCAGCGGCGACCATGTTCTCTAATCGTGCCCCCTGGTCTTTAATTCGCGGAATATCCCAGAGATAATACTTCTTCTCCTTCTGGATGGCACGCGCAACTTTCTCTGTCCATGGGGCAATACTGAAAACGAGAAAAAACCTTTCAAAAATATCAAGCCAGCTTCGCGCTGTGTTGTAAGAAACGTGAAGAATTTCGGATAGGGAGGTAAAAGAAAGAGGACTGCCCACTCTGGACGGCAACAACTCGTACAGCGTTTCCATGCCGCCAACGGATTTTACATCGGTCATATCTCTGATATCTTCCCTGATCAGTTGTCGTGCGTAGACCTGTGACCATCTTCTATATGAAGGGATACGGTTAAGCAGGAACGGTTCAGGAAACCCGCTCAATGTCTCAATCTTCGACCAGATGGCCATCATTTCGACATTTCGTTCCATAGTGATTTCAAGAGAATTGCTTAGAAAGTCATCGAAAGGTCTGTTTTCTTCGGCAAGCTCTGCAATTGTAAAAGGCCACAGGCGGAAAGGAAGGTATCGTCCGGCCAGGGAATCACCGCCTTTCTGATAAAGGTCAAGCCTCCCGCTCCCTGTCACAAGAAAGCGATATCTGTTGTGGTATCCATCGCAAAACCCCTTCAGACAGTTCTTCCAGTCTCGGTACTTGTGGATTTCATCGAGAACAATAAGGGGGGTTGAACTGTCCTTGCGCTTTACATTTTCGAAAAAAACGGGGTTCTCAAGAAAAGTTGCCCTGTCAGCCAGAATGTCCCAGCTCCAGTAAAGACTGTTGGGAAAATCATCGGCAATCATTCGTGCCAGGGTTGTTTTTCCTGCCTGTCTGGGTCCCGAAAGGAAGACCATCGCTTTGTCGTTGGACAGTTCCTTCCATAAACGCGTATATAGATTACGGGCTTTCAATGTAAATATATCTTTTCATGCAATTGAAGTTTAGTCAAGACTATTTTTCAATTGCATTATAAATGGTCCGAAAAGGGTGGTTTTATGGATGTCCCCCGTCCCATGATTTAATAAGGGTTGGTGGGAAGTGCCCTGGCATTATAAGCCCTTGCATTCGTTGAAGTTCTACATTTCAAAATCGTTATCGCGGGACAAACACAACTCGTAGCTGAAAAACATAGAACAAGAGAAGGTTAACTGGAGTTTTCTCAATTTTCTTATCGGCAGGACTCCGCCGTTTCCGTGAGCGAGCCTTGCGGGAGCCTCTCGGGACACCCGTCTTACAGGCGGAAGGAGTGGTGCGCCGTCAGCGCATGTCGAGGACTGTTTGAGCGGAAAAGCCGCCGTCAGCGGCCTTAAGCGAGTTCCGCAGACAAGCGGGAGGAGACTTTAGCACGGGTGAGAGGCGGAGCACCGTGCGAGCGATGGGAACGGTGGAGTCCTGCCGATAAGCGAATCTTGCAAGGGTAAGGAAGCACGACCCACTCACCGGGTGGGTACCCTGGCAGAAAGGGTAAGGTTTAATTGCGAACATGGTGAGCAACAACAGTGTTCCGGCTAAACCATTACCAAACATTTACGTTTGTAAATTCCAATATTCAAGCTCTAAACGTTTTTTCTATTTGGGATTTGGTGCTTGGGATTTGGGATTTCAGGCTTAGAGTGCAAAAAACTATTACTTAAATATGTTTAAAGGCCTTCCTGACGGTCTCTTCCCTTACTGGTGTTGTAAAGCGGGAAACAAAGAGAAAAACAAGAAATGAAACCGGGAGGGCAATAACCTGCGGGTCAATCATATTCCATGGCAACCCGGCCAGGGCATCACATTTGAATATCCACCTGCATAACCCTATGGCTTTTGACTCGTATTCATGGAAAAACAGCATCCACAACAGAGAAAGAAAAAAACCACAGACGATGCTCGCCTTTGCACCTGTTTTTGTGCCACCCTTCCAGTAGAGGGCAAAAAGATATGATGGAATAAAGGTTGCACCGCACAGACCGAAGAAAAAGGCTGTTGCAATAGCAACTACACCTTCCGGGAGCAAAAGACCGATTATCAGCGTTGCGAAAATGCCGAACACTATGCCTATCCGGGTAACTATTGTAGTTTCTGCTACAGACCTCCCCCTGAGCAATGCCTGTTCTAAAATATCCCTGCTCAGTGATGAACCGGTGGCAAGGAACTGGGCACTGCTGGCGCTCATAGCCGCTGCCATGAGGGTAACGAGGAATAAAGCAACAAACCACTGCGGGTAAAATCTGTCCACATACAGAGGGATTATCTTGTCAACATTTCCCTGGACTGACTGGATAGGCAATTCGGTATAGGTATTATAAAAAACAACATTAGTAAGCGCCCCCACCGCAAAAGCTATACCGGTTGTGAAGAGGATAAAAAGCGCTGTAAAAGGGATGGACCTGTTCAGGTCACGGTCAGATTTCAGCGTCATAAATCTTACATTGAGCTGCGGCTGTCCGAGAACACCAATACCCACTCCCATAATCATCGTTGTAATGACAAACCACCACAGTGAAGACCCGGCAGCGGGCATGGAAGTAAATCCTCTGTGTCCTATCTCCTGCAAAGCCTGAGGAACAAGGGGTGCCAATTCCGTTAATGCCCTGTGGGCGTTAACAACTCCTCCTGACATGACATACGTAGTGATACCGATGATTACCATTGACACAACCATAATGATGCCCTGGAAAACAGAGGTGTACAGTATACCCTTGAGGCCTCCCCAGAGGACATAGCAGGCCGTTATTAACAAAAATCCGAGTAACGCTGTGGTAAAGGGGATATTCATATATACTTCGATAAATCTCGCAATTCCAATCAGAATTGCTGCCGTATATACAGGCATAAAAACGAGGATGACGAGACCTGAAAAGCCCTGGATGAACCGTGAATTGTAACGCCTTCCAAGAAGTTCGGGAAAGGTATGCGCATCAAGCGCTTTGCCCATTTTTCTCGTTCTTTTTCCGAACACCACAAAGGCAACCCATACGCCTATCATAATATTCAAAAAGGCGAGCCATGACATGCTAAAACCATAGAGCGCACTGATACCACCAAAACCGATGATTGCTGCTGTGCTTACATACGTTGAGCCATAGCTCAAAGCCATTGTAAGAGGATGAACCTGCCGCCCGGCGAGGAGATAATCCGATACCGTTGTGGTCCGTCTATATCCGAGATACCCGAGGTAAACGGTTACAACAAGGTATATTAAGGTAAATGTGATGAGATAAAACATGGTTTCGGGTCTAAGGGAGCTTCTCTATCAATTCGATTTCTTCCTTCTCCCATTTTATCTCTTCCCTGTAATCGCCGTCTTTTTCTTCCACCCCTCTGCGCCAACGGATTACGCCATAGACAAGGCAGAACAGAGCTGAGAAAATGGTAAGAACATAACCTGAAAATATCCAGAAATCAGGAAAACCAAGCATTGCTATATCTCATTAGCATTTAGCTTTTCCTTTTGTCAAGGAGGAAGTGTCTTTCGGTATTCCGTCTTTATCCCATCCCCTCAGCCTGTAGTAATCACTTTTCATGTATTCGAGCTGTTCTCTCGTTATAGTATCTTTCTTCGAGCCTAACGGCTCTTCAAAAAAGCGGGGAGGGAGGGTGTCATCGGCCCTCGTGAGTCCCTCCCTTATATTGAAATTCCTTGTGATATCCTGGATATTTGAGGCAATCCGCTGGAGGTCTTCCTTATTTACGTCCATGCCGGTTGTCATGTGAACAATGGAGGCCAGTTCATCCCAGAGGTAAAGGTCACGGTAAAACCTGCACAGGATGAGTGCATCCTGGAGCGTAAGCCTGTCTTCGTAATCAATAAAGACTGCCGCTTTGCCTTCTGTCTGTTCAGGGGGGATGATCCCCGCCACCTCTGCCTTGAAGGCAGTAGAGCGGAGATGGCACGCACCTCTGTCCGATGTAGCATAGGCGAGCCCCATGGCTTTGAAAAATCTTGGATCATATCCGGCCGGCTCCAACCCTTTCACATGGATGGCTATGTCCTCCATGCCCCACTCTTTCGCAGCCCGGACAATGCCTTCAGCCAATACTTCCCCTATGCCCTCTCTCCGTGAAATCTGGTTGAGTAACTGTGCAATTGCATCAACATCACCGTAATCAAGTTTTTCGCTGATCTTCCCCATTCTTGATGCTTCTATGGCAAATGCTGCAAGATTACCGCCCGTAATCGTGTCTATCCCCAGCCTGTCACATATGTCATTCAAATATATGATCTCATCAAGACGGTCTATCAGGCACAAACCGCCAAAGGCGTAAATCGTTTCATATTCCGGGCCTTCAATCTTCAGACCTGCATGTCTGCCTTCAGTTATGGTTGTCAACCTCCCGCAGGCAAGGAGACATCTGTTACATGCATGTGGTTTAACCTTATATGTGGAATGGAGCATTTCTCCGCTGATATTTTCCCACCCTTCCATCCGCCCTTCGTGCCAGTAACGCGTCGGAAAGGCCTCCAGCGTGTTGATGATTGCTACGAGACCCGTGGTTCCCATCTTTTTATAGAAGGCTGCGGAAGGATAATTGGTTATTTTTTTTCGCCATTCGTTTTTGAATTTCATGACAGCTTCAGGATCGGCAAGCACCCTCGCCTTATTCCCGTGGAAAACGATACCCTTTACCATTTTTGAGCCCAGGACCGCTCCAACCCCTGTTCTTCCGGCACAGCGCCAGTAATTATTCGCTATAGTTGCAAATTTGACCAACCTCTCTCCTGCCGGACCTATTACCAATGCACCGGCGCCTTTTTTAGCGGTTCTCTCCAATATTGTGTCCTCAGCTTTATATGCATCAAGACCCCAAATCCTTTCTGCATCATGAAATTTTACATCTTCATCGCTTATTTCAAGATACACGGGTTTTTCACTCTTCCCTTTGAGGATTATTGCGTCATAACCGGTCCTGCTGATGGGCGCGGCAACCCTTCCCCCCGAGTAAGAATGAGAAATAAATCCGGTAAGGGGGCTCTTCGTAAAAACACCATACCTGCTCGTCCCCCAGACAGGTGTGTCGTTCACAGGCCCCAAGGCTACTATGAAATGGTTTTCCGGAGACAGGGGATCAACCCCGGCCTTATTCCTTGTAAGCAGCAGATAGGCTGCAAGACCCTTCCCGCCAAGATAGTTTTCGTATACTTCATCGGGAACCTCTTCCTTGTAATATTTTTTCCAGGTCAAATCGATAACAAGAATTTGATTAAAGAACCCTTTCATTGTATCCTCCACACGAATGAATGATTTTAAGAAATTTTATGCCCTTTGTCTATACCGTATAAAACCACCCTTGAAATTACTGAAAAACGACATATATTTACCTATAAAAACGAAAGACAAACTATGTTATTAATGAGAAGGAGCTAATCATGTATGAACAAGGGGTCATAAGGCCGCCAAGTGAGGCGTCGAGCCTTCTGGTAAGGGTAACGAGAAATTGTCCGTGGAATCAGTGTGTCTTCTGTCCGGCCTACAAAGGGACAAAGTTTTCGCGGAGGACAGTAGAAGAGGTCAAAAAAGATTTAGACAATATGGCAAAGGAGTATGGAGGTTATTCGGTCCGGACAGCCTTTTTACAGGATGGCGACACGCTCGTGTTAAAAACAGAAGATGTTCTGGAGGTCTTGCGATACATCAAACAAAAATTTCCCACCATTGAACGGGTAACATCCTATGCGAGGGCGCCAACGCTGAAGAAAAGGAGTGTAGAAGAGCTTAAACAATTAAAAGAAGCCGGATTAACAAGGATACATGTAGGAATGGAAAGCGGCTCTGAAAAAGTGCTGAAAATGGTCAAAAAAGGGATAACCCAGGACGATATTGTCGTTGGCGGCAGACATGTTAAAGAAGCCGGCATTGAACTCTCTGAATATATCATGCCCGGCCTTGGCGGTCGTACTTTAAGTGAAGAACATGCCTTAGAAACAGCAAGGTTATTGAATATGGTTGAACCGGATTTCATCAGGGTTCGTACCTTTGCCATGCATCCCATGTCTCCCATGCTGAAGATGGTCGAAAATGGAACATTTGTTCCTATGACTGACGAGGAGATTGTGGCCGAGATCAGGCTTCTTGTGGAAAATCTGAGCGAAATGCACAGCTATTTCTCCTGTGCCGATTTCGGCTTGAACCTTTTGATGTATGTGGATGGGTATCTCGATGAAAACAAGGCAAAAATGCTGAACGATCTCGATGACTATCTCTCTCTTACAAAGGAGCAGAAACAGGCCTACTCACTTCTCCGGCGAGGCTCCTACATAAATTATCCTGCAGGGGTGGTCCGTGATGAAGAGGTGATGAAAAAGGTTCGTCCCGAAATCGAGAAAAGGGAGAAGAGCGGCAAGGACGGGTTTTGTCAATATATAAACCACCTTATGACCTATCAGCTCCCCCAGCCACAAACGGAGGAGTGGAAGTAAGTCTGTTTTTATCTCGGGTACGCTGCAATGACAAGAACAACTGTTTCTTCATCCTTCGTATTTTGGAGGCGGTGGGGTTCACCTGCAGGTATCCAGGTTGCATCCCATTCTTTGACCTCTTTCTCTTCGTTTCCCACCTTCATAAGACCGCCGCCTTTAAGAATTAAATAAATTTCTTCTACTTCATCGATATGCTCTTCGATGACATTTCCCGGTGGTAATATGGCGTAGGCGAGAAATTCCATGCTCTGGAGAAAATGGCTTGTCATAACCATTCTTGCCACAGCGCCACGGTGGGCGATGTAGGTGGTTGCCAGTACTTCAGGATCATTAAAGTTTCTTACAATCATATGTCCATCCTTAATATTTTGTCTGATTCAATCCAATTATGGATATATCATTTACAAAAATCAATCCAATTATTTTGCAGATCAAGTTTACATTGAAATTGTCATATCTCTGTGTGATACTAAGGGCTACATATGGGCCTCATTAATCTATTATTTAAAGATCCCCTTGCCTTTGTTTTAGTGGCTATTCCCTTGCTATACTCAATCATACTACATGAACTGGCACATGGGTGGGTTGCCTATAAAATGGGCGACTCCACTGCAAAATGGCTCGGAAGGTTGAGTCTGAACCCCATAAAACATCTGGACCCTATCGGAACAATTATGCTCTTTGTTTTCGGATTCGGCTGGGCAAAACCGGTTCCTGTAAATTTCAATAATTTGCGTGATGAACGAAAAGGGATCATTTTTGTCTCAGCAGCAGGAATTGTGGCAAATATTATTCTTGCCTTCTTTTCTTTCCTGCTCCTTCGCCTTCTCACGCCCTCGCCCTTTGGAATACTGTCCACAATCCTTTACTATTTTGCACAGATCAATATCATGCTCGCAGCGTTCAATTTAATCCCCATACCCCCCCTCGACGGGTCCAAAATCCTCATGGGTTTTCTGTCCAGGAAGGCACAGTATACCCTTGAACGGATTGAACCTTATGGCATGTTTATCATTATTGCCCTTTTATACCTCGGCGTTTTAAATCCCCTCATTGTCTTCCTCAGACAGGCTATCCTGAGTGTTATCGGAATTTTATTACCGTAAGCTATTTCTTCTCTTCCTTGCTGTAATTTGCAGTAAGATAATCAATGATAATTTTTGCCTCTCCATCGTTAATCTGAGCGCCACGTGAATTAATCATACGCATAACGGTGGTATTCCATTCTTTCTGCGTTTTCTTTTTCGATGTTGCCCTGTCTGTCTTGTGGCATACGCTGCATTTCTTCTCAAAAAGGTCTTTGGCGGGGTATGCCTTGGCAGCTTCTTTTCCTTGTCCAAGGGCATAAAGGGGTATGCCCAATACAACTAAAAAAACAATCCCGATTACATACACAACAACCTTTTTCATAACCGCCTCCTTTTTGGAAATTATTATATCCCCTGTATGCATTACGAAAAACATCATAACCGTTTGGCGCACCAATTTCAATACGTTATGAAAGGTATGAAGGCTGAAGGTGTTTAGACTGAAGGGGAAAGACTGAAGTCCGATATCCGATATCCACGGCCTGTTGCTAAAATATGGTATTCTCCGGAACGCTGTTTCCCTCACTGCACCGCTGCGCTTCCTCTTCTAATGAAGTTGTCAAGCATATAATTATTATCTTTGTTAAGAGCCCTGTTGTTGTGGTGGCCTCCAGCCGTTTATTGTCCCTTTATCTAACCTCTTTTGTTCTCCGGGCCTGTTATGCCCAACTTACCTTATACAGATCAAAGGGGTAGGTGGAAGTTGACCAAGCTGAGTCTTACAGGCCTTTATGCCTACGAAGCTTTCACGGTCCTCCTTCCACCACAACATTATCTCCTCCTTTTACGCTGCTTCCTGGCAGCGGTCCATTTTTTCAGTAAACATTCTTGTATCCCTCATCAGTGCGAAGATCACCCTTATCAGTTTGATAATGACGGCACAAATCGCCTCGTTGTTATCGATGCAGGCATTGCCACAGAAGAGAATATCCTCTGGCTGAAGGAGCACCGCTACGACTATATCGTTGTCTCCCGGAAG
This window of the Pseudomonadota bacterium genome carries:
- a CDS encoding cupin domain-containing protein, whose translation is MIVRNFNDPEVLATTYIAHRGAVARMVMTSHFLQSMEFLAYAILPPGNVIEEHIDEVEEIYLILKGGGLMKVGNEEKEVKEWDATWIPAGEPHRLQNTKDEETVVLVIAAYPR
- a CDS encoding site-2 protease family protein, producing MGLINLLFKDPLAFVLVAIPLLYSIILHELAHGWVAYKMGDSTAKWLGRLSLNPIKHLDPIGTIMLFVFGFGWAKPVPVNFNNLRDERKGIIFVSAAGIVANIILAFFSFLLLRLLTPSPFGILSTILYYFAQINIMLAAFNLIPIPPLDGSKILMGFLSRKAQYTLERIEPYGMFIIIALLYLGVLNPLIVFLRQAILSVIGILLP
- a CDS encoding ATP-binding protein; its protein translation is MKARNLYTRLWKELSNDKAMVFLSGPRQAGKTTLARMIADDFPNSLYWSWDILADRATFLENPVFFENVKRKDSSTPLIVLDEIHKYRDWKNCLKGFCDGYHNRYRFLVTGSGRLDLYQKGGDSLAGRYLPFRLWPFTIAELAEENRPFDDFLSNSLEITMERNVEMMAIWSKIETLSGFPEPFLLNRIPSYRRWSQVYARQLIREDIRDMTDVKSVGGMETLYELLPSRVGSPLSFTSLSEILHVSYNTARSWLDIFERFFLVFSIAPWTEKVARAIQKEKKYYLWDIPRIKDQGARLENMVAAELWRAVTCWNDRGLGNFSLHFIRNKEKEEVDFLIADEHNPLLLVETKLNDTKPSGALKKFQRYLGVKAIQLTHEGDGFQILSNGGLPVLVAPACQWLSRLP
- a CDS encoding aldehyde ferredoxin oxidoreductase family protein, with the protein product MKGFFNQILVIDLTWKKYYKEEVPDEVYENYLGGKGLAAYLLLTRNKAGVDPLSPENHFIVALGPVNDTPVWGTSRYGVFTKSPLTGFISHSYSGGRVAAPISRTGYDAIILKGKSEKPVYLEISDEDVKFHDAERIWGLDAYKAEDTILERTAKKGAGALVIGPAGERLVKFATIANNYWRCAGRTGVGAVLGSKMVKGIVFHGNKARVLADPEAVMKFKNEWRKKITNYPSAAFYKKMGTTGLVAIINTLEAFPTRYWHEGRMEGWENISGEMLHSTYKVKPHACNRCLLACGRLTTITEGRHAGLKIEGPEYETIYAFGGLCLIDRLDEIIYLNDICDRLGIDTITGGNLAAFAIEASRMGKISEKLDYGDVDAIAQLLNQISRREGIGEVLAEGIVRAAKEWGMEDIAIHVKGLEPAGYDPRFFKAMGLAYATSDRGACHLRSTAFKAEVAGIIPPEQTEGKAAVFIDYEDRLTLQDALILCRFYRDLYLWDELASIVHMTTGMDVNKEDLQRIASNIQDITRNFNIREGLTRADDTLPPRFFEEPLGSKKDTITREQLEYMKSDYYRLRGWDKDGIPKDTSSLTKGKAKC
- a CDS encoding sodium:solute symporter family protein — protein: MFYLITFTLIYLVVTVYLGYLGYRRTTTVSDYLLAGRQVHPLTMALSYGSTYVSTAAIIGFGGISALYGFSMSWLAFLNIMIGVWVAFVVFGKRTRKMGKALDAHTFPELLGRRYNSRFIQGFSGLVILVFMPVYTAAILIGIARFIEVYMNIPFTTALLGFLLITACYVLWGGLKGILYTSVFQGIIMVVSMVIIGITTYVMSGGVVNAHRALTELAPLVPQALQEIGHRGFTSMPAAGSSLWWFVITTMIMGVGIGVLGQPQLNVRFMTLKSDRDLNRSIPFTALFILFTTGIAFAVGALTNVVFYNTYTELPIQSVQGNVDKIIPLYVDRFYPQWFVALFLVTLMAAAMSASSAQFLATGSSLSRDILEQALLRGRSVAETTIVTRIGIVFGIFATLIIGLLLPEGVVAIATAFFFGLCGATFIPSYLFALYWKGGTKTGAKASIVCGFFLSLLWMLFFHEYESKAIGLCRWIFKCDALAGLPWNMIDPQVIALPVSFLVFLFVSRFTTPVREETVRKAFKHI
- a CDS encoding radical SAM protein; this translates as MYEQGVIRPPSEASSLLVRVTRNCPWNQCVFCPAYKGTKFSRRTVEEVKKDLDNMAKEYGGYSVRTAFLQDGDTLVLKTEDVLEVLRYIKQKFPTIERVTSYARAPTLKKRSVEELKQLKEAGLTRIHVGMESGSEKVLKMVKKGITQDDIVVGGRHVKEAGIELSEYIMPGLGGRTLSEEHALETARLLNMVEPDFIRVRTFAMHPMSPMLKMVENGTFVPMTDEEIVAEIRLLVENLSEMHSYFSCADFGLNLLMYVDGYLDENKAKMLNDLDDYLSLTKEQKQAYSLLRRGSYINYPAGVVRDEEVMKKVRPEIEKREKSGKDGFCQYINHLMTYQLPQPQTEEWK